A genome region from Alphaproteobacteria bacterium includes the following:
- a CDS encoding L,D-transpeptidase family protein: MNIVVQTSSPTATTGVLFIGQQRYDCTLGRTGVTLDKVEGDGKTPVGTYPFRYVLYRADRIEKPETGLPVHELTPQTGWCEDPAHADYNLQITLPHPSVHDRMTRDDNLYDICVVIGYNDAPVVAGKGSAIFMHLARPDFTPTAGCVGLRFADLVDVLKQLDSASLITVLPPPDSRS; encoded by the coding sequence ATGAACATCGTCGTCCAGACATCGTCGCCCACCGCCACCACCGGCGTGCTTTTCATCGGCCAGCAGAGATATGACTGCACGCTGGGCCGCACGGGCGTGACGCTCGACAAGGTTGAAGGCGACGGCAAGACGCCGGTTGGCACCTACCCCTTTCGTTATGTGCTGTACCGCGCCGACCGCATCGAAAAACCAGAAACCGGCTTGCCCGTGCATGAACTGACGCCGCAGACGGGCTGGTGCGAAGATCCCGCGCATGCGGATTACAACCTGCAAATCACCCTGCCGCATCCGTCCGTGCATGACCGCATGACGCGCGACGACAACCTGTACGATATCTGCGTCGTGATCGGGTATAACGACGCGCCCGTTGTGGCCGGAAAAGGCAGCGCGATTTTCATGCATCTGGCCCGCCCCGATTTCACGCCGACGGCGGGCTGCGTGGGGCTTAGATTCGCCGACCTTGTGGATGTGCTGAAGCAGCTGGATTCTGCCAGCCTTATCACGGTCTTGCCGCCGCCCGATTCACGGTCTTGA
- a CDS encoding DUF2312 domain-containing protein: MPKSNLQTRDDDEQEEKTVPTNVSGQRLKSFLERIERLEEEKKALAEDIRDVYSEAKSLGFEVKIMRKIVSLRKTNVEKRREEAELLELYMSAIGMAE, from the coding sequence ATGCCAAAATCGAACCTGCAGACCCGCGACGACGACGAACAAGAAGAAAAAACCGTCCCCACGAACGTATCCGGCCAGCGCCTGAAATCCTTCCTGGAACGCATCGAGCGTCTGGAGGAGGAGAAAAAAGCCCTCGCGGAAGACATTCGCGACGTTTACAGCGAAGCGAAAAGCCTTGGCTTCGAGGTCAAGATCATGCGCAAAATCGTCTCATTACGCAAAACCAACGTCGAAAAACGCCGCGAGGAAGCCGAACTGCTCGAGCTTTACATGTCGGCAATCGGTATGGCTGAGTAA